A region of the Bradysia coprophila strain Holo2 unplaced genomic scaffold, BU_Bcop_v1 contig_232, whole genome shotgun sequence genome:
TCAAACACTAAGCGTTAAAATGACCCGCTATACTGTATGTTTTAAATAGAaggcgcacttacggcgtgaatattTATTAAAGTTAGGTGTAATCCTGGTGTTTATGATACTCATAAATTTGTCTCTGATCAATTGGCGAAAAACTAACCCCAAAACTGAGTCGTTAATACGTTCAGCGATTTAACAATAGTTTGAAATCTGTCAGCGCAGCTAGAATTTTCTATACAGATTTTACTGGGCGGGCCGGTTTTTGGGCGGGTTTCATATATCTTTATCGGGTTGGGCCGGGTTCGGGCGGGTTAAAAATTTGTCGGGTTTCAGAAACGGATaacgggccgggtcgggttaGGGCGGGTTTTGAAAAAACCTCAACCCGCTCATCCCTACATTCGACCAATCGTCAACAGAACTCAATTTTGTCATGGTTTATTAAGAGGAGAAGGTAAGGTTAGTCACACCGCACTCatgaattgaaacaaaaaacattggGAATTTCCTGCATACACACaagtcacccgagaaaatgaaaattcctcCTTTTTACCCAAGGCAGTAAACtttcacgcagatacagatacgcgggtgacacaccacagttgaagataaaatggcggatttcatacaaaaattcacctcctTTGACGATTCTTGTCGCcgtcaaggctgtatactttggggaggtcacgcagatacagatacgcgggttacacaccacagttgatgataaaatggctgatttcatacaaaaattcacctactctgatgattctcgtcgtcttgatgatgtggtgaaaatttttacatgtaaaatcatcagaagtggtgggtgcccgcgtatctaataaaatggcagtctgcgtgacctccccaaagtatacagccttggtcgCCGTGACGATGTGGTGAATTgctttttatatgtaaaatcttcagaagtggtgtgttcccgcgtatctcaTAAAATGTCGATCTGCGTGACATCTTCAAGGTTTACAGCCTTGCTTTTTACCgacacaacgtttttttttcaacgcatgctagaaaatagtcattttctcacctcagacttcgcgattttttgtggtgaaaaacgttgtgttgaccTCGGGAAAAAggaggaaatttcattttctcgggcTCTGTGAGCGAATACCTATTTCACAATAAAGACCACAGAAGTTTCggctgaggtgagaaaatgacaaTTCGATGTTGCGAAAAGAATGAGTCAGAGTCAGAGCAAGAAAGTAACTACGGTGGCTATACTCAATAAAGTCATGGTTAATGAACGTctacacaaggtatggtcgaatgtcaaactttgtatggagcggaggacatagcgatttcatataaagaaactcacctctcattaaagatgagtttgtttatataaaatcgctatgtcctccggtttgtatgaatagaccatacctggtttaaaCTTTCATTGGTCATGTTACGATTAGCAACGCGAAAGCTCTGGCAATGGTAAAAATTATCTTACAGCAAAAACGGGAACACACGAAGCGCCAATTGAAACAAAAGGAGCAAACGACgtaatgttacatttttggAGTGGTATGGAAAGATGAAAACGGCGTGTTCCCGAATGTCTAAGAAAATGGCAATTTGTGtaacctccccaaagtttacagccctGATGTGaataagaaattaaattaatttgcgACGGTTTTGCATAGTAATTTTCTAGCGTAACCTCAGTCATTTTCATAGACTAACTCAGTGTCTCACCATTTACAACACTGACACTCTTTAAGACACAACCTAAGACTGAAGCAAAGCAAGGTGAACAGTTCTTTGAAgaacaaaaagtgttttcttgAGATGGAGACTTAGACTTCACAAATCACCTTCTTTAACGcaaggttctttcagaaccttgctttAACGAAAGTGAGTCTTTGCGAACACATAAATTGACGCAGTGAAAAAATCCTGTGCGTCTTATGTTTGTCCACAACCTACACCACGATGGTTTTCCTTTATTCCCAATATCACCAAGAGAATGTGTAGAATTCGTAAAACAGGAAAATTGTTAATTCAGCGGAAAAAGTGAGTAGAAGAGACGTTATTGCGTTGCTGTCCAATTATCTTCACAATTGGCTTCAGTGACTTGAGgtaaaatggaatgaaaatgGTAGACTTACCTGGCCAAATTCTCACCACCAAGATGATTTTCTACGTATGTCGTATCTCGCAGACGGTCTAGCATAGAATTAAACGCGCAAGACTTGATCAATTTACGAGTTTCTATTATTTACGACAAcaatttttgtacacaacGAAATCTGAATGATTAACTGCTTGAATTAGTCTCCGAGACGGATGTTAACGTAAATGCAGACATTGGAACCACTTTCTTTGCCGGATGACCAGCGTGAGTTTTGGGCCGCATCATCGTTCCTTCAACCCTAAAATTTTGCGAATTTCTGGCGAATCTTGACTTGCCCGGCAGATCGTAGATATGTTCCGCGTAGGTCTTGTGATGCTTgcaaatacattttttcacaTTCGGTTCCGCATTTGACACTAGAACGGCGGGATGATCACGTTTGCGATAGTCGCGAAGTTCATCCGGTCTCCGGTTAATGTTCCCGTCGCGACCTTCGATGCCCACATTGGtgagatttttctcgtatTTGTCGAACTTTTTGGGGAATTTCGTTTTCAGTTCGGTGGACAGGCTCTGTAATGGTGCATACCAGCCGGGCAGTAGATTCCGCTTCTTGAATGTGAACGATGGATGGTCGTCCAGGCGACTCGATTTTTCGTCTCTGTAGCCATAATTTGGGGCGATtgaatttttccgaatttttttctGGTCACCATCGACCGTCTTGGCCATGTGAAACTCCTCCTTCACTTTGCTTAAAAACTCATCGAATACCGCTTCCAAACGAGAAgacaacattttgaaaatgcaaaaaaggaaaaatttaaattttaggaaaacTTAGAAATTGTCCGGCTGTTCCGAAGTTCAAATATTGAatgagagaaaatgaaaatgttgctgTGATCGTGCCTGAAATTGAGGCTACTGAGTTGACTATACGGTGACTTCGTTCGACTGATTCTGGTTACtcaagtgaaaattttttgtctacAATTGTCGGATGGTGTCCCACAAAtcgtaaatttatttcaaaaaagaaaattattttcgccGCAACAGTAAACTCGAATGTGGGAGGGATAAACGAAGTCACTTCCGGAACAAGTCTCTTGTTTCTTTGATGGACTTCTTAAACGTCTCAGGAAGAGCCAACTGCAGAAACAGTGCTAACACCAACATTATACCCACTGTAATGAATCGTAGCACATTCAGTCGCAAGGCAGTCATTGGAGGGAGAAATAGAAGTCCGACAAATAGGATTTGAAGGCAGTACTCGACTGATGTGACCAAGGCCATTGACCATGCTTTTTTGGACGTAGAAAATGCTTCAGAGAGCAGTAAGTGTTGCAAAGGATCGATGCCAATGGAAACGAATAATTGAAATGCTATGCTTAGCACACCGAGAATCCAGTACGACGATGACGACGCAAACGAAACGGTTTCGACAATTATGGCCAATACCAGTAATAATGAACCGGATGTAACACTGGACACGGCCAGATGTGACTTGCGCTTGAAGAAATCGGTCGAAAATACCGGAACTAGTGATCCGATGAATCTAGATCCGGACAAAACCGCCGGCGCCATATGATAATTATCCAAATCGAACAGCAATGCCACCATACTGATCAGGGTGTAATTGATCATAAAGTTGTTTGTCATCACTGCTAGGACTCGCAGAGTAATCATTTTGCCCGTCACGGACGCATTTCCATCGGctaaaatatttgcattttcCCTCACGTCCTGGCCAACCATCAGTTTCATTTCCTCCAAATCGTGAGTCAGTTTCGGTGTCATAAACGATTCGTTTCTCAGTTTCAATAGATTGATAATCGCCTCGGATTCGTTGCCACGTCGGAGCAGA
Encoded here:
- the LOC119076066 gene encoding uncharacterized protein LOC119076066, whose product is MAQSDQKQHIDSSNTVFHTQQQVYHQQIIIENAVRDVDLSYCEFHQKNKPQSNSVAGGILLLFVSGMHIGWGIWRILLTEPWTFNVSDVGMVQFLFMSWFVFAVVGSVVGAVLVTRVTKKSIYYIGGALLVPSSIIFIALSKEYRAIIAARCLAGFAHGIVYSATITHATENVVKETRGMLLSSINCVMFSGVFVSSTLVATVSSDYTADMTGVFGIIALAVTVLAVVCTIFLTYESVPFLLRRGNESEAIINLLKLRNESFMTPKLTHDLEEMKLMVGQDVRENANILADGNASVTGKMITLRVLAVMTNNFMINYTLISMVALLFDLDNYHMAPAVLSGSRFIGSLVPVFSTDFFKRKSHLAVSSVTSGSLLLVLAIIVETVSFASSSSYWILGVLSIAFQLFVSIGIDPLQHLLLSEAFSTSKKAWSMALVTSVEYCLQILFVGLLFLPPMTALRLNVLRFITVGIMLVLALFLQLALPETFKKSIKETRDLFRK